In Hyphomicrobium denitrificans 1NES1, one DNA window encodes the following:
- a CDS encoding cytochrome-c peroxidase has product MTIRVLRLGTKSRLRKGVMSLFCEVSVVVAIFCCPSFQSAYAESLDTREELGSALFSDRNLSFSRKQNCMSCHSPELAFTDPRALGEIQGAISRGGDGRSLGDRNSPTLSYAHMTPPFHILGDREAVGGMFWDGRAESLETQVGDPILNPVEMGMPDKGSVVSRLRENPDYQAAFSALFGDDVLADTPKAFAALRSAITAFLRTPEFSPFDSKYDRSLRGEAPLSDTEIRGHDLFFSKDGSGCNRCHSSAAVAGVHGEAFTNFGYVNLGVPKNTTVRRLNRSDAQRIDHGLMENPAAKGSEFDGKFKVPTLRNVAVTGPYMHNGVFQELRTAILFHQRYSTSDIAKTNPETGNRWDAPEVETNVVEADLRAQTLADSDIDALIAFLKTLTDRRYKVLVAN; this is encoded by the coding sequence ATGACGATAAGGGTCTTGAGGCTCGGTACGAAGAGCCGGCTTCGAAAGGGCGTCATGTCCCTTTTCTGTGAAGTCTCAGTCGTCGTTGCGATTTTCTGCTGCCCATCTTTTCAATCTGCATACGCGGAAAGCTTGGATACGCGCGAAGAGCTTGGAAGCGCCCTCTTCTCCGACCGAAATCTGTCATTCAGTCGCAAGCAGAATTGCATGAGCTGCCATTCTCCCGAGCTTGCGTTTACCGACCCGAGAGCTTTAGGCGAGATCCAAGGCGCAATTTCTCGCGGTGGCGATGGCCGTTCGCTTGGCGACAGAAATTCCCCGACGTTATCCTACGCTCATATGACGCCACCCTTCCATATTTTGGGCGACCGGGAGGCGGTGGGTGGAATGTTTTGGGATGGCCGGGCAGAGAGCCTGGAAACGCAAGTCGGTGATCCGATTCTCAACCCGGTGGAAATGGGCATGCCCGATAAAGGGAGCGTCGTTTCCCGTCTTCGCGAAAATCCGGATTATCAAGCCGCGTTCAGCGCTCTTTTCGGAGACGACGTCCTGGCGGATACGCCTAAAGCCTTCGCGGCACTAAGAAGCGCGATCACTGCATTTCTGCGTACCCCAGAATTTTCACCCTTCGACTCCAAGTACGATCGTTCGTTACGCGGCGAAGCGCCTTTGTCCGATACCGAGATCCGGGGTCACGACTTATTCTTTTCCAAGGACGGCTCCGGCTGTAATCGCTGCCATTCGAGCGCCGCCGTTGCCGGGGTCCACGGTGAAGCGTTCACAAACTTCGGATATGTCAATTTGGGCGTACCTAAAAATACCACGGTACGGCGACTGAACCGCAGCGATGCTCAACGCATCGATCACGGTCTCATGGAAAATCCCGCTGCAAAGGGTTCTGAGTTCGACGGCAAGTTCAAAGTTCCGACGTTGCGCAACGTCGCAGTCACCGGGCCATATATGCATAATGGCGTGTTTCAGGAGCTAAGGACCGCAATTCTTTTTCACCAGCGATATTCAACGAGCGATATCGCCAAGACCAATCCCGAAACTGGCAACCGTTGGGATGCGCCTGAGGTCGAAACCAACGTTGTCGAAGCCGATCTCAGGGCTCAAACGCTCGCAGACAGCGACATCGACGCGCTCATTGCTTTCCTGAAAACATTGACTGACCGGCGTTACAAAGTTCTCGTTGCAAACTA
- a CDS encoding TonB-dependent receptor → MPSLARDVAIGENVSPIYGLRTISDSHRPSTIATASALLTASAIASAVLAADNMQTADEFRTSKLPRSRMLICRKAHTIELCRKLDIVTRLSSISKFGYIEVLGEPMRSRSVCASACLALAMTSVGNVKAQEANRNDQGASEVALPPVVVAAPKQRITQKPRAKPKGSDKIQSDGTSGQAQKVDTDGEGDGSLSGHGLPGTAGVFTLGQIDMVGGSSITNDAMWTFSKTTLDQALALAPGVAASNSGGTRNEQLIFVRGFDRWQVPISIDGITIYRPADNRIDFASFLTADVSEVQIAKGYTSVLNGPGGMGGAINLVTKKPTKPVEGEVQGGMMFGTDGQYEGYKTYASLGTRQRGYYAQLSGAVLDTDGWFLSNDFKPTPVENGGERDHSYKDNWQISAKLGLTPNTTDDYSINFVRMNNAKGAPYHVTDPVANQRYWDWPDTTQQNLYWLSHTKLGSSSFVETKAYYTTFKDSLVSYDDPAQTTQMTPKAFISDYDDWAGGGSILFGTDVTPWDTFKTTFFYRRDQHDETQAYNVKGVSCGSTKPCFQEPNQTDLEDTYSIAFENTIHATNRLDIVAGISYDWRKLYEAQEFTTTDGLFEYDKKDSDAFNWQSAIAYRYDDFSTVHASVSDRTRFPTIFERFSSRFGGATSNPDLEPERSINYEVGWTNNFARNSQMSAAVFYSDVTNLIQSVPFIYQGNAVTQSQNVGDGHYYGIEYSVDYAVTDSLLIGGNITWLQRDIHNPTNPSFELTGMPTLKGISYLTYKITDAWSITPNVEFASDRWTVTTDGKLYYKTGAFALANFQTEYDLSDKTSLLFTARNIFDENYVLTDGYPEMGRSFYANMRTQF, encoded by the coding sequence ATGCCGTCGCTCGCCAGAGACGTTGCAATAGGCGAGAATGTCAGTCCGATCTACGGGCTGCGGACAATCTCAGACAGTCATCGGCCCTCCACCATAGCCACCGCTTCTGCTCTTCTCACGGCAAGCGCGATCGCGTCTGCAGTCCTTGCTGCCGACAACATGCAGACGGCAGACGAATTCCGCACCAGCAAGCTTCCGCGATCGCGCATGTTGATTTGTCGCAAAGCCCACACCATTGAACTCTGTAGAAAACTCGATATAGTCACCAGGCTATCTAGCATAAGTAAATTTGGCTATATCGAGGTTCTGGGGGAGCCAATGCGTTCGCGAAGTGTTTGCGCGTCGGCGTGTCTCGCGCTGGCAATGACTTCTGTTGGCAATGTGAAAGCACAAGAAGCCAATAGAAATGATCAAGGCGCGTCCGAAGTCGCCTTGCCGCCGGTTGTGGTGGCGGCACCAAAGCAGCGCATTACTCAAAAACCACGCGCGAAGCCCAAGGGGAGCGATAAGATTCAATCGGATGGGACAAGCGGCCAAGCTCAAAAGGTCGACACTGATGGTGAAGGTGACGGAAGCTTGTCTGGTCACGGATTACCCGGCACTGCAGGCGTCTTTACGCTCGGCCAGATCGATATGGTCGGCGGAAGTTCGATTACGAACGATGCGATGTGGACGTTCTCGAAGACCACGTTGGATCAAGCACTGGCATTGGCTCCCGGTGTTGCCGCTTCGAATTCAGGGGGCACGCGCAACGAGCAGCTGATCTTTGTTCGCGGTTTCGACCGTTGGCAGGTTCCAATCTCAATCGATGGAATCACGATCTACCGCCCTGCTGATAACCGCATCGATTTCGCCAGCTTTTTGACGGCGGATGTATCGGAAGTCCAAATCGCGAAAGGCTACACATCGGTTCTCAATGGACCGGGCGGCATGGGCGGCGCAATCAACCTCGTGACCAAGAAGCCGACCAAACCCGTCGAGGGGGAAGTCCAGGGCGGCATGATGTTCGGGACTGATGGGCAATACGAAGGGTACAAGACTTACGCGTCGCTCGGAACGCGGCAGCGTGGATACTATGCACAGCTGAGCGGCGCTGTCCTCGATACCGATGGTTGGTTCCTTTCGAATGATTTCAAGCCGACGCCTGTCGAGAATGGCGGCGAGCGGGATCATTCCTATAAAGACAATTGGCAGATCAGTGCGAAGCTCGGCCTAACACCGAATACAACGGATGATTATTCCATCAACTTCGTGCGCATGAATAATGCAAAGGGTGCACCGTACCATGTGACGGACCCTGTCGCGAACCAACGCTATTGGGATTGGCCGGATACCACGCAGCAGAATCTCTATTGGCTCTCGCACACAAAGCTCGGCTCCTCATCGTTCGTTGAAACAAAGGCTTACTACACGACCTTCAAGGATAGCCTGGTAAGTTACGACGATCCTGCGCAAACCACGCAGATGACGCCGAAGGCTTTCATCAGCGACTATGACGATTGGGCAGGCGGTGGCAGCATCCTTTTTGGAACGGATGTGACGCCGTGGGATACGTTCAAGACGACGTTCTTCTATCGCCGTGACCAGCACGATGAGACACAAGCCTACAATGTCAAAGGCGTATCGTGTGGATCGACGAAGCCCTGCTTCCAGGAACCCAACCAAACTGATCTCGAAGACACGTATTCAATCGCCTTTGAGAACACGATCCACGCCACCAATCGGCTCGATATCGTGGCTGGCATCAGCTACGACTGGCGCAAACTTTATGAAGCCCAGGAATTCACGACGACCGACGGTCTCTTTGAATACGACAAGAAGGATTCAGACGCCTTCAATTGGCAATCCGCGATTGCCTATCGTTATGACGACTTCAGCACCGTGCACGCCAGCGTATCTGATCGGACTCGCTTCCCGACGATCTTTGAGCGCTTCAGCTCACGCTTCGGCGGCGCCACGTCTAACCCGGACCTGGAACCCGAGCGGTCTATCAACTACGAAGTCGGCTGGACCAACAATTTCGCACGCAACAGCCAGATGTCGGCTGCCGTGTTTTATAGTGACGTGACGAACCTTATCCAGTCGGTTCCCTTTATCTATCAAGGAAATGCCGTCACTCAGAGCCAAAACGTCGGCGACGGCCACTATTATGGCATCGAGTACTCGGTCGACTACGCGGTGACCGACTCGCTTCTGATTGGCGGCAACATCACGTGGCTGCAACGCGATATTCATAATCCGACGAACCCATCGTTCGAACTGACAGGAATGCCTACGCTCAAAGGCATCAGTTACCTCACGTATAAGATCACCGATGCGTGGAGCATTACGCCGAACGTCGAGTTCGCGTCCGATCGTTGGACCGTCACGACCGACGGGAAGCTCTATTACAAAACGGGTGCCTTTGCGCTCGCGAACTTCCAGACCGAATATGACCTCAGCGACAAGACGAGCCTTCTCTTTACGGCACGTAACATCTTCGACGAGAACTATGTCTTGACGGATGGTTATCCTGAAATGGGGCGCAGTTTCTATGCCAACATGCGCACCCAATTTTAG
- a CDS encoding DMT family transporter, which produces MTTIAAVDSLRTAALKAHYSRLQRWGFVWALWTAVLWGAWYVPGTALWYEKPYVDIPTDQMGLRLAATAVMTWVHAIMVFVFLLLWNGVLGKIADYGRTMVRFRRISKWYALASLCGGPLAIFGSYMAMGFVGPVFAAVTSLFYPVVGAVVARLWYKEKITGRAALGMAIIILGGMAIYGPGLFGELDISSNHAWLGYVGGIMSAVGWGLEGAVAARAIDVSDPDAGIQCRFSFEVLFWGLLILPFLAIFTEFPISSLIVDTVTHGRAMLWIILASACHAYCYTAFYKSFSLIGVARGEAIGNLYAIFALIFIAMFTLQLPQWYFIIGLILTVLGSFVMFSEPAESVAQLRDTDTGFKTP; this is translated from the coding sequence ATGACCACAATAGCGGCCGTAGACTCGCTGCGGACGGCCGCGCTCAAGGCGCACTATTCGCGCTTGCAGCGATGGGGGTTCGTCTGGGCGTTGTGGACGGCGGTCCTTTGGGGCGCATGGTACGTTCCCGGAACGGCGCTATGGTACGAGAAACCCTACGTCGATATTCCAACCGACCAGATGGGCCTACGCCTTGCTGCGACGGCGGTGATGACGTGGGTGCACGCGATCATGGTTTTTGTCTTTTTGTTGCTGTGGAATGGAGTACTCGGCAAGATCGCTGATTACGGCCGCACGATGGTCCGTTTTCGCCGTATATCCAAATGGTATGCACTCGCATCGCTGTGTGGAGGCCCGCTCGCGATATTTGGCTCGTATATGGCAATGGGCTTTGTCGGCCCCGTTTTTGCGGCCGTGACGTCGCTCTTCTATCCGGTCGTCGGCGCCGTGGTCGCGCGCTTATGGTACAAGGAAAAGATTACCGGACGCGCCGCCCTCGGGATGGCGATCATCATCTTGGGCGGAATGGCGATTTACGGCCCCGGTCTGTTCGGTGAACTCGACATTTCAAGCAATCATGCCTGGCTCGGCTATGTCGGCGGCATCATGTCGGCGGTCGGCTGGGGATTGGAAGGCGCCGTCGCTGCCAGAGCGATCGACGTATCGGACCCCGACGCCGGCATTCAATGTCGCTTCAGTTTCGAAGTCCTGTTCTGGGGACTTTTAATTCTACCGTTTCTGGCGATTTTCACCGAATTCCCGATCAGCAGCCTCATCGTCGATACGGTCACGCACGGCAGGGCCATGCTTTGGATCATTCTTGCGTCCGCCTGCCATGCTTATTGCTATACGGCTTTCTACAAAAGCTTCAGCCTCATTGGGGTCGCCCGCGGCGAGGCCATCGGTAACCTGTACGCAATCTTCGCGCTCATCTTTATCGCCATGTTCACGCTGCAGCTTCCGCAGTGGTACTTCATAATCGGGCTGATCCTCACGGTACTCGGCAGTTTCGTCATGTTCAGCGAACCCGCCGAATCCGTTGCACAACTGCGCGATACCGACACCGGATTTAAGACGCCATGA
- a CDS encoding helix-turn-helix transcriptional regulator: protein MFFTTVGHCCLALFLVREKGTFSPSDVKRAELIFPALDGYHHAHLSWLFNGLRYTNRTEMGGFIKRPTLIQDRFHEQVYASDSWIQAAAADPAIDEIVCASANSATQKYDLKDFILRSEALDRHFPLAPGGRIFALEPRPSAKSEPVYIDQVAATLNDFTRREREILALIMMGQSTGQIAQKLQISKGTIKNCRLRIYRKAGVTSERALVNKFTAIFR, encoded by the coding sequence ATGTTCTTCACCACGGTTGGGCATTGTTGCCTCGCACTCTTCCTGGTGCGAGAGAAGGGAACTTTTTCTCCCTCCGACGTCAAACGGGCGGAACTCATTTTTCCCGCTCTGGACGGCTACCATCATGCTCACCTCAGTTGGCTGTTCAATGGGCTCCGATACACGAACCGCACTGAAATGGGAGGTTTCATCAAGCGTCCCACTCTCATTCAAGATCGGTTCCACGAACAAGTCTATGCCAGCGATTCCTGGATCCAGGCGGCGGCCGCAGACCCAGCGATTGACGAGATCGTCTGCGCATCGGCAAATAGTGCCACCCAGAAATACGACCTAAAGGACTTCATTCTCCGCTCTGAGGCGCTGGACCGCCACTTTCCTTTGGCGCCGGGCGGACGCATCTTCGCCTTGGAGCCCCGACCTTCGGCAAAAAGCGAACCTGTCTACATTGATCAAGTTGCGGCCACGCTCAATGACTTCACGCGAAGAGAGCGAGAAATCCTCGCGCTGATCATGATGGGCCAAAGTACCGGGCAAATTGCGCAGAAGCTTCAGATTAGCAAAGGTACGATAAAGAACTGCCGCCTGCGTATTTACCGAAAAGCCGGTGTGACGTCGGAGCGGGCGCTTGTGAATAAATTCACGGCGATTTTCAGGTGA